A genomic segment from Herpetosiphonaceae bacterium encodes:
- the hemB gene encoding porphobilinogen synthase: protein MSSFPTLRPRRLRRTPTLRRMVRETALTPDDLIYPLFVVHGQKQQRPISSMPGQHQWSVDLLPRQAEEIATLGIPAVIMFGLPATKDAAGSENYADDGIVQQAIRALKDAVPELVVITDVCMCEYTDHGHCGLLDEHGYVVNDTTVEVLQRVVASHAEAGADIVAPSGMMDGAVAAIREELDRVGARDVAIMAYAAKFASSFYGPFREAADSPPAFGDRKQYQMDPANAREALLEVALDAAEGADLLMVKPALPYLDVLASIRQRFDRPTAAYHVSGEYAMIKAAAQNGWIDERQVALESLLSIKRAGADLILTYYAKEVARWLHEDRYQR, encoded by the coding sequence ATGTCTAGTTTTCCAACGCTGCGTCCGCGCCGCCTGCGCCGCACGCCGACACTGCGCCGGATGGTGCGCGAGACGGCGCTGACACCGGATGATCTGATCTATCCGCTCTTTGTGGTCCACGGGCAGAAGCAGCAGCGCCCGATCAGCTCGATGCCGGGCCAGCACCAGTGGTCGGTAGACCTGCTGCCGCGTCAGGCCGAGGAGATCGCCACGCTCGGCATTCCAGCGGTGATCATGTTCGGGCTGCCAGCGACCAAAGATGCCGCTGGGAGCGAGAACTACGCCGACGACGGCATCGTGCAGCAGGCGATCCGCGCGCTCAAAGACGCCGTGCCCGAGCTGGTGGTGATCACCGATGTGTGCATGTGCGAGTACACCGATCACGGTCACTGCGGCCTGCTCGACGAGCACGGCTACGTCGTCAACGACACGACGGTCGAGGTGTTGCAGCGGGTGGTGGCCTCCCATGCCGAGGCGGGCGCGGACATCGTCGCGCCGAGCGGGATGATGGATGGCGCGGTCGCGGCGATCCGCGAGGAGCTGGATCGGGTGGGCGCGCGCGACGTGGCGATCATGGCCTACGCGGCGAAGTTCGCGTCGAGCTTTTACGGCCCGTTCCGCGAGGCCGCCGACTCGCCGCCCGCTTTTGGCGATCGGAAGCAGTACCAGATGGACCCGGCCAACGCCCGCGAGGCGCTGCTTGAGGTAGCGCTCGACGCCGCCGAGGGCGCGGATCTGCTGATGGTCAAGCCGGCGCTGCCCTACCTGGACGTGCTCGCCAGCATCCGCCAGCGCTTCGACCGACCAACTGCCGCCTACCATGTGTCGGGCGAGTACGCGATGATCAAGGCGGCGGCGCAGAACGGCTGGATCGACGAGCGGCAGGTCGCGCTCGAAAGCCTGCTGTCGATCAAGCGCGCCGGAGCGGATCTGATTCTAACCTACTATGCGAAAGAGGTAGCCCGGTGGCTGCACGAGGACAGGTACCAGCGATGA
- the cobA gene encoding uroporphyrinogen-III C-methyltransferase, with amino-acid sequence MTRQGFVSLVGAGPGDPDLITVKGLRRLQEADVVIYDYLANAALLEHCRPDVERIYVGKQAGRHTLSQDEINALLVEHGHAGRRVVRLKGGDPYIFGRGGEEADVLQQAGIPWEVVPGITAGVAAPAYAGIPVTHRELASSVAFITGHEDPAKPETALNWHTLATAIDTLVFYMGVGNLPEIAEKLIVNGRRPDTPVAVIRWGTKPEQQVVTGTLQTIAAAVAAAALKPPAITVVGDVVRLRERLRWFDNRPLRGRRIIVTRAREQASALSARLREAGAQPIEYPVIAFAPPADWTPLDQALAKLDEYNWIIFTSVNGVRFMLDRMRTFDMQPSLLHHHRIGAIGPATAQALEEAGLRATFVPTEFVAEAVIEQIGDVAGQRILLPRADIARETLAEGLQAKGAHVDNVVAYRTVLGTGEEQENQELRCRAPSGHGEGLETRNPKHEARNDSVVGMLRDRAIDAVTFTSSSTVTNFFARLEQSGVANDEARALLEPVTIAAIGPITAQTARDFGLRVTIEAEKYTIDGLMSALIATLGAAPSEERSYV; translated from the coding sequence ATGACGAGACAAGGTTTCGTTTCGCTGGTCGGAGCCGGTCCGGGCGATCCCGACCTGATCACGGTCAAAGGCTTGCGGCGGCTGCAAGAGGCCGATGTGGTGATCTACGATTATCTGGCGAATGCCGCGCTGCTCGAACATTGCCGCCCCGACGTGGAGCGGATCTACGTCGGCAAGCAGGCGGGACGGCACACGCTCTCGCAGGACGAGATCAACGCGCTGCTGGTCGAGCACGGGCACGCGGGCAGGCGCGTGGTGCGGCTCAAGGGCGGCGATCCCTACATCTTCGGTCGCGGCGGCGAGGAGGCCGATGTGCTGCAACAGGCCGGGATTCCGTGGGAGGTTGTGCCCGGCATCACGGCGGGCGTGGCCGCGCCGGCCTACGCCGGAATTCCGGTGACGCATCGCGAGCTGGCCTCGTCGGTCGCGTTCATCACCGGCCACGAAGACCCGGCCAAGCCCGAAACGGCGCTCAACTGGCACACGCTGGCGACGGCGATCGATACGCTGGTGTTCTACATGGGCGTCGGCAATCTGCCGGAGATCGCCGAGAAGCTGATCGTCAACGGGCGCAGGCCGGACACGCCCGTAGCGGTGATCCGCTGGGGCACCAAGCCGGAGCAGCAGGTTGTCACCGGCACGCTCCAGACGATCGCCGCCGCTGTAGCCGCCGCCGCGCTCAAGCCGCCCGCGATTACGGTAGTCGGCGATGTGGTGCGGCTGCGCGAGCGCCTGCGCTGGTTCGATAATCGTCCGCTGCGCGGCAGGCGCATCATCGTGACGCGCGCCCGCGAGCAGGCCAGCGCGCTCAGCGCCCGGCTCCGCGAGGCAGGCGCGCAGCCGATCGAGTATCCGGTGATCGCGTTCGCGCCGCCCGCCGACTGGACGCCGCTCGATCAGGCGCTCGCCAAGCTCGACGAGTACAACTGGATCATCTTTACCAGCGTCAACGGCGTGCGCTTCATGCTCGATCGCATGCGAACGTTCGACATGCAGCCGTCGCTGCTGCATCACCATCGCATCGGCGCGATCGGCCCCGCGACGGCGCAGGCGCTCGAAGAGGCCGGGCTGCGCGCAACGTTCGTGCCGACCGAGTTCGTGGCCGAGGCGGTGATCGAGCAGATCGGCGATGTCGCGGGCCAGCGCATTCTGCTGCCGCGCGCCGATATTGCCCGCGAGACGCTGGCCGAAGGTCTGCAAGCCAAAGGCGCGCACGTCGATAACGTGGTCGCGTATCGGACGGTGCTGGGAACGGGGGAAGAACAAGAGAACCAAGAACTAAGATGCCGGGCGCCCTCCGGGCATGGTGAGGGCCTCGAAACTCGAAACCCGAAACACGAAGCTCGAAACGATAGCGTCGTGGGGATGCTGCGTGACCGGGCGATCGATGCGGTCACGTTTACATCCTCGTCGACGGTCACGAACTTTTTTGCGCGGCTGGAACAGTCGGGCGTGGCGAACGACGAGGCGCGCGCGCTGCTGGAGCCGGTGACGATCGCGGCGATCGGCCCGATCACGGCGCAGACCGCCCGCGACTTTGGCCTCAGGGTGACGATCGAGGCCGAGAAATATACGATCGATGGGCTGATGAGCGCGCTGATCGCGACGCTGGGTGCCGCGCCTTCGGAGGAACGAAGCTATGTCTAG
- the hemC gene encoding hydroxymethylbilane synthase, producing MRKLVLATRGSKLALAQAEMVAALLREAHTGLDVELRIIQTKGDLVLDRALSRIGDKGLFVKEIEQALLDRQADLAVHSCKDLPSALPEQLTLAAFPRRADPRDVLISRHNLRLRELPKGAIVGTSSLRRACQVRHLRPDVQVIDLRGNVDTRLRKAQTEAYDAIILAAAGLERLDLSAVVTEIFTPDLLLPAVAQGALALECRADDAEVRQLLAPLNDSATEIAVRAERALLARLEGGCQVPIAAHATIAYGQVRLHGLIGTPDGALVVRGERAGALDDPATVGVTLAEALLADGGAAILERLSRAVPAVEPPRTYHGFDTDCD from the coding sequence ATGCGTAAGCTCGTGCTGGCGACGCGCGGGAGCAAGCTGGCGCTCGCGCAGGCCGAGATGGTCGCGGCGCTGCTGCGGGAGGCACATACCGGCCTCGATGTGGAGCTGCGAATCATCCAGACGAAAGGCGATCTGGTGCTGGATCGGGCGCTGTCGCGGATCGGCGATAAGGGCCTGTTCGTCAAAGAGATCGAGCAGGCGCTCCTCGACCGGCAGGCCGATCTCGCGGTTCACTCCTGCAAAGATCTGCCCTCGGCGCTGCCGGAGCAGTTGACTCTCGCGGCCTTCCCGCGCCGCGCCGATCCCCGCGATGTTTTAATCTCACGCCACAACCTGCGGCTGCGCGAACTGCCAAAGGGCGCGATCGTCGGCACGTCGAGTCTGCGACGCGCCTGCCAGGTGCGCCATCTGCGGCCCGACGTGCAGGTGATCGACCTGCGCGGCAACGTTGATACGCGGCTGCGCAAGGCTCAGACCGAAGCATACGACGCGATTATTCTGGCCGCCGCCGGATTGGAGCGGCTGGATCTTTCCGCCGTGGTGACGGAGATCTTCACCCCCGACCTGCTGCTGCCTGCGGTCGCGCAGGGCGCGCTGGCGCTCGAGTGCCGCGCCGACGACGCCGAGGTGCGCCAGCTTCTCGCGCCGCTCAACGACTCGGCGACCGAGATCGCGGTGCGGGCCGAGCGCGCGCTGCTCGCGCGGCTTGAGGGCGGCTGCCAGGTGCCGATCGCGGCGCACGCGACGATCGCCTACGGGCAGGTGCGGCTCCACGGGCTGATCGGCACGCCCGACGGCGCGCTGGTGGTGCGTGGCGAGCGCGCGGGAGCGCTCGACGATCCGGCGACGGTCGGCGTGACGCTGGCCGAGGCGCTGCTGGCGGATGGCGGCGCGGCGATTCTGGAGCGGCTGAGCCGCGCGGTTCCCGCCGTGGAGCCGCCGCGAACGTACCATGGTTTTGATACAGATTGTGATTAA
- a CDS encoding glutamyl-tRNA reductase → MHILVIGLDHHTSPVEVREQVAFRPSQFAAAFEALLSAPGAPLHEAAILSTCNRVEIYGVADDPHAAAGVSSFLHRFHHLPEHSLDDALYIHVDQAAVAHLFGTISGLNSIVVGEPQIQGQVRAAAQHASTHQALGPILNTLFRNALEGGKRVRTETGISRHAASVSQAGVELARNLLGSLETAHVLLVGSGKVSELAAKNLLDNGARTITLVNRTVEHAQQLADQWGGRALPFDMLQAAIVEADVVISSTSAPHTVIHAQHALTALDARGGRPLILIDLAVPRDIDADVAEIPGAHVFDVDDLHSVVADNIERRRGELDAAWTIVAEETEKFIRWLGTRAVVPTINELRAHAERIRQNEVAKALRRLGPLSEREQQTIEALTQGIVNKLLHQPTVRLKAHSSDGSALAYATALQDLFGLENVDA, encoded by the coding sequence ATGCACATTCTTGTTATCGGGCTTGATCATCACACATCACCGGTCGAGGTGCGCGAGCAGGTGGCCTTCCGGCCATCGCAGTTCGCGGCGGCGTTCGAGGCGCTGTTGTCCGCGCCCGGTGCGCCGCTGCACGAGGCGGCGATTCTCTCGACCTGCAACCGCGTGGAGATCTATGGCGTCGCCGACGATCCACACGCGGCGGCTGGCGTGAGCAGCTTCCTGCATCGGTTTCATCACCTGCCGGAGCACAGCCTCGACGATGCGCTGTACATCCACGTCGATCAGGCGGCGGTGGCGCATCTCTTCGGCACCATCAGCGGCCTCAACTCGATCGTCGTGGGCGAGCCGCAGATCCAGGGCCAGGTGCGCGCGGCAGCGCAGCACGCATCCACGCACCAGGCGCTTGGCCCGATCCTCAACACCCTCTTCCGCAATGCCCTGGAAGGCGGCAAGCGTGTGCGCACCGAGACGGGCATCAGCCGTCACGCGGCATCCGTCAGTCAGGCGGGCGTCGAGCTGGCGCGCAACCTGCTGGGCAGCCTTGAGACAGCGCATGTGCTGCTGGTCGGCAGCGGCAAGGTGAGCGAGCTTGCGGCAAAGAACCTGCTCGACAACGGCGCGCGGACGATCACGCTGGTCAACCGCACGGTCGAGCACGCCCAGCAGCTCGCCGATCAATGGGGCGGGCGGGCGCTGCCCTTCGATATGCTTCAGGCCGCGATCGTCGAGGCCGACGTGGTGATCTCCTCGACCTCCGCGCCGCACACGGTGATCCATGCGCAGCACGCGCTGACAGCGCTGGATGCGCGTGGTGGGCGGCCACTGATCCTGATCGATCTGGCGGTGCCGCGCGACATCGACGCGGACGTAGCCGAGATTCCGGGCGCGCATGTCTTCGACGTGGACGATCTGCACAGCGTCGTCGCCGACAACATCGAGCGCCGCCGAGGCGAGCTTGACGCCGCATGGACGATCGTCGCGGAAGAAACCGAGAAGTTTATACGCTGGCTTGGCACGCGGGCGGTCGTGCCGACGATCAATGAGCTGCGCGCGCACGCCGAGCGCATCCGCCAGAACGAGGTCGCCAAGGCGCTGCGTCGCCTGGGTCCGCTCTCGGAGCGCGAGCAGCAGACGATCGAGGCGCTGACTCAGGGCATTGTCAACAAGCTGCTACATCAGCCGACGGTGCGCCTGAAAGCGCACAGCAGCGACGGCTCGGCGCTGGCCTACGCAACGGCGCTGCAAGATCTCTTTGGGCTGGAGAACGTCGATGCGTAA
- a CDS encoding bifunctional precorrin-2 dehydrogenase/sirohydrochlorin ferrochelatase, whose protein sequence is MDEARNRPYPIVLTQLDRVKCVVVGGGEVAVRKIRALLDSGARVIVISPDAQPQIAEWREAGQLVHVARPYTSGDLSGAFLAIAATDRREVNAAVAEEARQHGMLCNIADDPAESTFHTLGAVMRGDVLLAVGTGGDSPALAAHIRRKLEATFGPEYGVLAHRLGALRREIGSTLPAAARARLWRALVSDEVLEWVRSDDLDRLERYIAALIAELSEQ, encoded by the coding sequence ATGGACGAGGCGCGCAACCGGCCCTACCCAATCGTGCTGACGCAGCTCGACCGCGTGAAGTGCGTCGTGGTGGGCGGCGGCGAGGTCGCGGTGCGCAAGATCCGCGCGCTGCTCGACAGCGGCGCACGTGTCATCGTGATCAGTCCCGACGCGCAGCCGCAGATCGCGGAGTGGCGCGAGGCCGGGCAGCTCGTCCATGTGGCGCGGCCCTACACCTCAGGCGATCTCTCCGGCGCTTTTCTTGCTATCGCCGCGACCGACCGGCGCGAGGTCAACGCGGCGGTGGCAGAAGAAGCGCGGCAGCACGGGATGTTATGTAACATCGCCGACGATCCCGCAGAGAGTACGTTTCACACGCTCGGCGCGGTGATGCGCGGCGATGTGCTGCTGGCAGTTGGAACCGGCGGCGATAGTCCCGCGCTGGCGGCGCATATTCGGCGCAAGCTCGAAGCAACCTTCGGCCCTGAGTACGGCGTGCTGGCTCACCGGCTGGGAGCGCTGCGCCGCGAGATCGGATCGACGCTGCCAGCGGCGGCACGTGCGAGACTGTGGCGGGCGCTGGTCAGCGACGAGGTGTTGGAGTGGGTTCGTAGCGACGACCTCGACCGGCTTGAGCGCTATATCGCAGCGTTAATCGCCGAGCTGTCCGAGCAATAG
- a CDS encoding helix-turn-helix domain-containing protein: MAESPSHEQDWLTLSEASKLLGVHPATLRQWSDEGKVRIFRTPGGHRRFSHADIERMLQVTPLRGAGLSSYLMTEALERTRQELPGALGQNWARGIGEDERQRQRQSGRQLVALTTQLIGKRTPTTEQREIAQRLGREYGEMMARTGHSLPDAVMAFIFFRDSLLETVFSLPETTGLDRDETLAIVRRINDLLNEVLRAMMDAHAQTAAAPGAEG, from the coding sequence ATGGCAGAATCACCATCACATGAGCAAGATTGGCTCACGCTGAGCGAGGCCAGCAAGCTGCTCGGCGTACACCCCGCGACGCTGCGGCAGTGGAGCGATGAGGGCAAGGTGCGCATCTTTCGCACGCCCGGCGGTCATCGTCGCTTCTCGCACGCCGACATCGAGCGCATGCTCCAGGTGACGCCGCTGCGCGGCGCCGGACTCTCGTCGTACCTGATGACCGAGGCGCTTGAGCGTACGCGCCAGGAGCTTCCGGGGGCGCTTGGGCAGAACTGGGCGCGCGGTATCGGCGAGGACGAGCGGCAGCGGCAGCGCCAGTCGGGGCGGCAGTTGGTCGCGCTGACGACGCAGCTCATCGGCAAGCGGACGCCCACGACGGAGCAGCGCGAGATCGCGCAGCGGCTAGGCCGCGAGTACGGCGAGATGATGGCGCGTACCGGCCATAGCCTGCCCGATGCGGTGATGGCCTTCATCTTCTTCCGCGACTCGCTGCTCGAAACCGTGTTTAGTCTGCCTGAGACGACCGGCCTCGATCGCGACGAAACCCTGGCGATCGTCCGGCGCATCAACGACCTGCTCAATGAGGTGCTGCGGGCGATGATGGACGCGCACGCGCAGACCGCGGCAGCGCCAGGAGCGGAAGGCTAA
- the serA gene encoding phosphoglycerate dehydrogenase: MARILVTEKIGAEGLEALKQAFDVDMRLDLTPDALKDVLPSYDALVVRSQTKVTADVLAHGTQLKVVGRAGTGVDNIDLDAATRAGILVVNAPASNSIAVAELTIGLLLSMARWVPQAHGSMQNGKWERGKFMGWEVRGKTLGLLGFGRIASEVARRARALEMHILAYDPFISQERAHQLGVQAVTLDTLLRESDIVSIHTPLIESTRNLLNAERLGQMRRGAYIVNCARGGIIDEAALYTALESGQIGGAALDVWAKEPPVDNPLVSHPRVIALPHLGASTEEAQALTAADVAEGVLDALQNRTPRYAVNAPFVAPEAWQVVAPYVRLGRLLARLATQLVQSPASTYEIVYSGELAETTTEPIRLATIAGLLEGVSEERVTPVNAALLARERGLVVNQRTQPEAERYAALLELRVTTSDDRVHTFGGTAVQDEPHIVEVDGYWLDLVPSQAMLFTFHQDRPGLIGHVGTILGEADINISSMHVGRQTPRGQAIMVLTVDEPVPGEVLHKIEAETNIDRAFSVQL, encoded by the coding sequence ATGGCTCGTATTCTTGTAACGGAAAAGATCGGCGCGGAGGGCCTGGAGGCGCTCAAGCAGGCGTTCGATGTCGACATGCGCCTCGATCTCACGCCGGACGCGCTGAAGGATGTGCTGCCGAGCTACGATGCGCTGGTGGTGCGCTCGCAGACCAAGGTGACGGCGGACGTGCTGGCGCACGGCACGCAGCTCAAGGTAGTAGGGCGGGCCGGGACGGGCGTGGACAATATCGACCTCGACGCGGCGACACGCGCCGGGATTCTGGTGGTGAACGCGCCCGCGTCCAACAGCATCGCGGTGGCTGAGCTGACGATCGGGCTGCTGCTGAGCATGGCGCGCTGGGTGCCGCAGGCGCACGGCTCGATGCAAAACGGCAAGTGGGAGCGCGGCAAGTTCATGGGCTGGGAGGTGCGCGGTAAGACGCTGGGGCTGCTCGGCTTTGGCCGGATCGCCTCGGAGGTGGCGCGGCGGGCGCGAGCGCTGGAGATGCATATTCTGGCTTACGATCCGTTCATCTCGCAGGAGCGCGCCCATCAGCTCGGCGTGCAGGCTGTCACGCTCGACACGCTGCTGCGCGAGTCCGACATTGTTTCGATCCACACGCCGCTGATCGAATCGACGCGCAATCTGCTTAACGCCGAGCGGCTGGGGCAGATGCGACGCGGCGCGTATATCGTCAACTGCGCGCGCGGCGGTATTATCGACGAGGCCGCGCTTTACACCGCGCTCGAAAGCGGCCAGATCGGCGGCGCAGCGCTGGACGTGTGGGCCAAAGAGCCGCCGGTCGATAATCCGCTGGTCAGCCATCCACGGGTGATCGCGCTGCCGCACCTTGGTGCCTCAACCGAGGAGGCGCAGGCACTGACGGCGGCGGACGTGGCCGAGGGCGTGCTCGATGCGCTTCAGAATCGCACGCCGCGCTATGCCGTGAATGCGCCGTTTGTCGCGCCGGAGGCCTGGCAGGTGGTCGCGCCCTACGTCCGGCTGGGCCGCCTCCTGGCGCGGCTGGCAACGCAGCTTGTGCAATCGCCCGCCAGCACCTACGAGATCGTGTATAGCGGCGAGTTGGCGGAGACGACGACCGAGCCGATCCGCCTGGCGACGATCGCCGGCCTGCTCGAAGGCGTGAGCGAGGAGCGGGTCACGCCCGTGAACGCGGCGCTGCTGGCCCGCGAGCGCGGATTGGTCGTCAACCAGCGCACGCAGCCTGAGGCCGAGCGCTACGCGGCGCTGCTTGAGCTGCGTGTCACGACCAGCGACGATCGCGTCCATACCTTTGGCGGCACGGCGGTGCAGGACGAGCCGCATATCGTGGAGGTCGATGGCTACTGGCTCGATCTGGTGCCGTCTCAGGCGATGCTCTTCACCTTCCACCAGGATCGTCCCGGCCTGATCGGCCACGTCGGCACGATCCTGGGCGAGGCCGATATTAACATCTCGTCGATGCACGTGGGTCGGCAGACGCCGCGCGGCCAGGCGATCATGGTGCTGACGGTCGACGAGCCGGTGCCGGGCGAGGTGCTGCATAAGATCGAGGCCGAGACGAACATCGATCGGGCGTTCAGCGTCCAGCTCTAG
- a CDS encoding substrate-binding domain-containing protein, with the protein MRPLRLAITIGYLLLVIATAAMPLLGWQRPYAPLSVLPRPAPVTLTIVYGTEKQRWLEDAAAAFEASGITANGASIDIELRGLGSRESMQGLLDGSLKPDVWSPASDLWLALLNQEWQQRAGRPLVPTSGSDAPQMLVLTPIVLAAWQQRAAALSDGGQSAWQNLHASIVAPEGWGAKGHPEWGTVKWGHATPTVSNNGLQALLLMAYDYHRKSSGLTVADVQDPEFLGWLSEMERAASFNDSSATLMNDMIAFGPSRYDAVATYENLALAQMANARSRWNDNLVLIYPPANLWSNHPYAILDAEWVTPTDREAARQFRDFLLSRAQQEQAVQLGFRPALRDVPLDGAASPFTRNASAGVRLDVPTLVEVPEAAVLDALLDAWKRAAQR; encoded by the coding sequence GTGCGTCCACTACGACTAGCGATCACAATTGGATACCTGCTGCTGGTCATCGCTACCGCCGCAATGCCGCTGCTGGGCTGGCAACGACCATACGCGCCGCTGTCGGTGCTGCCACGGCCCGCGCCCGTTACGCTCACGATCGTCTATGGCACCGAGAAGCAGCGCTGGCTGGAGGATGCGGCGGCGGCCTTCGAGGCGAGCGGCATCACGGCCAACGGAGCGTCGATCGATATTGAGCTGCGCGGCCTTGGCTCCCGCGAGTCGATGCAGGGATTGCTCGACGGCTCCCTCAAGCCCGATGTGTGGAGTCCGGCCAGCGATCTGTGGCTGGCGCTGCTCAACCAGGAGTGGCAGCAGCGCGCCGGTCGTCCGCTCGTTCCCACGAGCGGCAGCGACGCACCCCAGATGTTGGTGCTGACACCCATAGTGCTGGCGGCGTGGCAGCAGCGCGCGGCGGCGCTCAGCGACGGCGGTCAGAGCGCCTGGCAAAACTTACACGCCTCGATCGTCGCGCCTGAGGGCTGGGGCGCGAAAGGCCATCCCGAATGGGGCACGGTCAAATGGGGCCATGCCACGCCGACTGTCTCCAACAACGGCCTGCAAGCGCTGCTGCTGATGGCCTACGACTACCATCGCAAGAGCAGCGGCCTGACCGTCGCGGATGTGCAAGATCCAGAGTTTCTGGGCTGGCTGAGCGAGATGGAGCGTGCGGCGTCGTTCAACGACAGCAGCGCAACGCTGATGAACGACATGATCGCCTTTGGCCCGTCGCGGTACGATGCCGTGGCGACCTACGAGAATCTGGCGCTTGCGCAGATGGCGAATGCCCGCAGCCGATGGAACGATAACCTTGTGCTGATCTACCCGCCCGCGAACCTGTGGAGCAACCACCCGTACGCGATCCTTGACGCCGAGTGGGTCACGCCCACGGATCGCGAGGCCGCCCGCCAGTTTCGCGATTTTCTGCTCAGCCGTGCGCAGCAGGAGCAGGCCGTTCAGCTCGGCTTTCGTCCGGCGCTCCGCGATGTGCCGCTGGATGGCGCTGCCTCGCCGTTTACCCGCAATGCGTCGGCGGGGGTGCGGCTGGATGTGCCGACGCTGGTGGAGGTGCCGGAGGCCGCCGTGCTCGACGCGCTGCTCGACGCCTGGAAGCGTGCTGCTCAACGCTAA
- a CDS encoding VWA domain-containing protein, protein MMKPIRLLLLLALLLTACGPTTASPPGEASEAPANAVKITLAYSPEKEAWLNDRLAEFNRSGAKVNNRPIFAEGVNKSSGAARTEIKQGSLQPTIWSPSSSVWLEVLKQESGNPNVAVSSRPMLLTPVVISMWKPMAEALGWPNKQIGWNDLLALVNEPEGWGKYGHPEWGRFSWGHTDPEISTTALSTVLAEFYAATNKSRGLTEADVQAESSQKFLRDLGLAIKHYGYNTLVFSENMKKYGTSYISAFPMEEITLIEFNKSAPPTPLVAIYPREGTFWHDNPFIVMASASQEEQQAAQQLFDFLNSPESQTAAMQFGFRPANTAVAIGDPISPQFGADPNQPQTLLEVPPGNVLVAAKNAWAANRKRANIVLVVDTSGSMRGDKIEEAKAGLELFLSRLLPEDRVAMVTFSDTAEVVVPLGVLSENRIQLQSAVQNIEVEGKTAMYDALREARKVLEADIDDRNRINAIVLLSDGEDTAQTSTFEDVRADYNETDISIFPIAYGEDAAKDALQQIADFTRTIVISGSTGDINKVFENLSRYF, encoded by the coding sequence ATGATGAAACCAATCCGCTTACTGTTGCTACTGGCGCTGCTGCTGACCGCGTGCGGCCCGACAACCGCGTCTCCCCCCGGCGAGGCCAGCGAGGCCCCCGCCAACGCCGTCAAGATCACGCTCGCGTACTCTCCGGAAAAAGAGGCCTGGCTGAATGATCGGCTGGCTGAGTTCAACCGCAGCGGCGCGAAGGTCAACAATCGTCCGATTTTCGCCGAGGGCGTCAACAAATCGTCGGGGGCGGCGCGCACCGAGATCAAGCAGGGCTCGCTCCAGCCGACGATCTGGTCGCCGTCGTCGAGCGTGTGGCTGGAGGTGCTCAAGCAGGAGAGCGGCAATCCCAACGTAGCCGTGTCGAGCCGCCCGATGCTGCTGACGCCGGTGGTGATCTCGATGTGGAAGCCGATGGCCGAGGCGCTCGGCTGGCCCAACAAGCAGATTGGCTGGAATGATCTGCTGGCGCTGGTCAACGAGCCGGAGGGCTGGGGCAAGTACGGGCATCCTGAGTGGGGCCGCTTCTCGTGGGGCCATACTGATCCTGAGATTAGCACCACCGCGCTGTCGACGGTGCTGGCCGAGTTTTACGCCGCGACCAATAAGTCGCGCGGCCTGACCGAGGCCGACGTACAGGCGGAGTCCAGCCAGAAGTTTCTGCGCGATCTCGGCCTGGCGATCAAGCACTATGGCTATAATACGCTGGTCTTCTCCGAAAACATGAAGAAGTACGGCACGTCGTATATCTCGGCGTTTCCAATGGAGGAGATCACGCTGATCGAGTTCAACAAGAGCGCGCCGCCAACGCCGCTGGTGGCGATCTATCCGCGTGAGGGCACGTTCTGGCACGATAATCCCTTCATCGTGATGGCCTCCGCCTCGCAGGAGGAGCAGCAGGCCGCCCAGCAGCTCTTCGATTTTCTGAACTCGCCCGAAAGCCAGACCGCCGCGATGCAGTTCGGCTTCCGCCCGGCCAATACGGCGGTCGCGATCGGCGATCCGATCTCGCCGCAGTTCGGTGCTGATCCGAACCAGCCGCAGACGCTCCTTGAGGTGCCGCCGGGCAATGTGCTGGTGGCGGCCAAGAACGCCTGGGCCGCGAACCGCAAGCGCGCGAATATCGTGCTGGTCGTCGATACCTCAGGCTCGATGCGCGGCGATAAGATCGAAGAGGCCAAAGCGGGGCTTGAGCTATTCCTCAGCCGCCTGCTGCCAGAAGATCGCGTCGCGATGGTGACGTTCTCGGATACCGCTGAGGTAGTCGTGCCGCTCGGCGTGCTGAGCGAGAACCGCATCCAGCTTCAAAGCGCGGTGCAGAATATCGAGGTCGAGGGCAAGACCGCGATGTACGATGCGCTGCGCGAGGCGCGCAAGGTGCTGGAAGCCGACATCGACGATCGCAACCGGATCAACGCGATCGTGCTGCTGAGCGACGGCGAAGATACCGCGCAGACAAGCACCTTCGAGGATGTCAGGGCCGACTACAACGAAACCGACATCTCGATCTTCCCGATCGCCTAC